A DNA window from Cherax quadricarinatus isolate ZL_2023a chromosome 25, ASM3850222v1, whole genome shotgun sequence contains the following coding sequences:
- the LOC128690052 gene encoding uroporphyrinogen-III synthase isoform X1 — protein MKNHNTRIMRLRRKMSNVWLFKSGEKSDMHYTNTLTQSGFSPVNIPVLCFQFCNQGPLKTSLQNPQDYSGIIFTSQRAVEAVAEVYLNLAVRCHASWDEKKIFVVGEATGKAVQNLLKLTCIGQESGNAQQLIPIIIRETKAFDKPLLYPCGNLGKDELPRLLVNYDRDFKALTIYETSQHAQLKYTIQKLINAGQKPTYMVFFSPSGVNFALPILQSLNVDVTGIKIIAIGPTTNTALVQQNIPVSGVCPTPTPEGLIHILKSPL, from the coding sequence ACTGAGGAGAAAAATGAGCAATGTGTGGCTTTTCAAATCAGGTGAAAAGAGTGATATGCATTACACCAACACACTTACTCAATCTGGATTCTCACCAGTGAATATTCCTGTCCTTTGCTTCCAGTTCTGTAATCAAGGCCCTTTGAAGACATCACTACAGAACCCCCAAGATTACAGTGGAATTATCTTCACAAGCCAAAGAGCAGTAGAAGCAGTTGCTGAGGTATATTTAAATTTGGCTGTTAGATGCCATGCTTCATGggatgagaaaaaaatatttgttgTTGGTGAAGCTACTGGAAAAGCTGTTCAAAACTTATTAAAGCTCACATGCATAGGACAAGAGTCAGGAAATGCACAACAGCTCATTCCAATCATAATTAGGGAGACAAAAGCATTTGATAAACCTCTCTTGTACCCTTGTGGCAATTTAGGGAAGGATGAGCTACCCAGGCTACTTGTTAATTATGATAGAGATTTCAAGGCACTTACCATCTATGAAACATCACAGCATGCACAACTGAAGTATACCATACAGAAGCTCATCAATGCTGGTCAGAAGCCTACTTATATGGTATTTTTCAGTCCATCTGGTGTAAATTTTGCCTTGCCTATCCTTCAATCTTTGAATGTAGATGTGACAGGCATAAAAATAATTGCAATAGGCCCAACAACCAATACTGCCTTGGTGCAACAAAATATTCCAGTGTCAGGAGTGTGTCCTACCCCAACTCCTGAAGGCCTAATACATATTTTGAAAAGTCCACTTTGA
- the LOC128690052 gene encoding uroporphyrinogen-III synthase isoform X2 — translation MQQRLRRKMSNVWLFKSGEKSDMHYTNTLTQSGFSPVNIPVLCFQFCNQGPLKTSLQNPQDYSGIIFTSQRAVEAVAEVYLNLAVRCHASWDEKKIFVVGEATGKAVQNLLKLTCIGQESGNAQQLIPIIIRETKAFDKPLLYPCGNLGKDELPRLLVNYDRDFKALTIYETSQHAQLKYTIQKLINAGQKPTYMVFFSPSGVNFALPILQSLNVDVTGIKIIAIGPTTNTALVQQNIPVSGVCPTPTPEGLIHILKSPL, via the coding sequence ACTGAGGAGAAAAATGAGCAATGTGTGGCTTTTCAAATCAGGTGAAAAGAGTGATATGCATTACACCAACACACTTACTCAATCTGGATTCTCACCAGTGAATATTCCTGTCCTTTGCTTCCAGTTCTGTAATCAAGGCCCTTTGAAGACATCACTACAGAACCCCCAAGATTACAGTGGAATTATCTTCACAAGCCAAAGAGCAGTAGAAGCAGTTGCTGAGGTATATTTAAATTTGGCTGTTAGATGCCATGCTTCATGggatgagaaaaaaatatttgttgTTGGTGAAGCTACTGGAAAAGCTGTTCAAAACTTATTAAAGCTCACATGCATAGGACAAGAGTCAGGAAATGCACAACAGCTCATTCCAATCATAATTAGGGAGACAAAAGCATTTGATAAACCTCTCTTGTACCCTTGTGGCAATTTAGGGAAGGATGAGCTACCCAGGCTACTTGTTAATTATGATAGAGATTTCAAGGCACTTACCATCTATGAAACATCACAGCATGCACAACTGAAGTATACCATACAGAAGCTCATCAATGCTGGTCAGAAGCCTACTTATATGGTATTTTTCAGTCCATCTGGTGTAAATTTTGCCTTGCCTATCCTTCAATCTTTGAATGTAGATGTGACAGGCATAAAAATAATTGCAATAGGCCCAACAACCAATACTGCCTTGGTGCAACAAAATATTCCAGTGTCAGGAGTGTGTCCTACCCCAACTCCTGAAGGCCTAATACATATTTTGAAAAGTCCACTTTGA
- the LOC128690052 gene encoding uroporphyrinogen-III synthase isoform X3 — translation MSNVWLFKSGEKSDMHYTNTLTQSGFSPVNIPVLCFQFCNQGPLKTSLQNPQDYSGIIFTSQRAVEAVAEVYLNLAVRCHASWDEKKIFVVGEATGKAVQNLLKLTCIGQESGNAQQLIPIIIRETKAFDKPLLYPCGNLGKDELPRLLVNYDRDFKALTIYETSQHAQLKYTIQKLINAGQKPTYMVFFSPSGVNFALPILQSLNVDVTGIKIIAIGPTTNTALVQQNIPVSGVCPTPTPEGLIHILKSPL, via the coding sequence ATGAGCAATGTGTGGCTTTTCAAATCAGGTGAAAAGAGTGATATGCATTACACCAACACACTTACTCAATCTGGATTCTCACCAGTGAATATTCCTGTCCTTTGCTTCCAGTTCTGTAATCAAGGCCCTTTGAAGACATCACTACAGAACCCCCAAGATTACAGTGGAATTATCTTCACAAGCCAAAGAGCAGTAGAAGCAGTTGCTGAGGTATATTTAAATTTGGCTGTTAGATGCCATGCTTCATGggatgagaaaaaaatatttgttgTTGGTGAAGCTACTGGAAAAGCTGTTCAAAACTTATTAAAGCTCACATGCATAGGACAAGAGTCAGGAAATGCACAACAGCTCATTCCAATCATAATTAGGGAGACAAAAGCATTTGATAAACCTCTCTTGTACCCTTGTGGCAATTTAGGGAAGGATGAGCTACCCAGGCTACTTGTTAATTATGATAGAGATTTCAAGGCACTTACCATCTATGAAACATCACAGCATGCACAACTGAAGTATACCATACAGAAGCTCATCAATGCTGGTCAGAAGCCTACTTATATGGTATTTTTCAGTCCATCTGGTGTAAATTTTGCCTTGCCTATCCTTCAATCTTTGAATGTAGATGTGACAGGCATAAAAATAATTGCAATAGGCCCAACAACCAATACTGCCTTGGTGCAACAAAATATTCCAGTGTCAGGAGTGTGTCCTACCCCAACTCCTGAAGGCCTAATACATATTTTGAAAAGTCCACTTTGA